TCCGGCGCGTGTCCGCATGCGGAGACGGAAGCCGTGAGTCTTGGCGCGCTTGCGGTTGTTCGGCTGGAAAGTTCGCTTGCTCATAATCAATCTCCGTGTGGTGGTCTCTTCACAGGCCA
Above is a genomic segment from Leifsonia xyli subsp. xyli str. CTCB07 containing:
- the rpmH gene encoding 50S ribosomal protein L34, whose amino-acid sequence is MSKRTFQPNNRKRAKTHGFRLRMRTRAGRAILSARRAKGRQKLSA